Part of the Calliopsis andreniformis isolate RMS-2024a chromosome 12, iyCalAndr_principal, whole genome shotgun sequence genome, CGACCCATCCAAACTTACCAGAATTTTACGGAGTTTATCGTAGACGATCTGGCAAGAAAACCGAGTACGATCAAATATGGTTCGTCATGGAGGTAAGTTATTGCGGTTACTATCACGAtcgttcttattattatttgcaTCCAAATCCGATAAGGAGTCTGATACGTCTGAAACGTATCCGCGACGACGCTCTTTTAACATCTAATAATTCTTCGGGGAAAAAAGAAAAAGCCAGAGACCAAGAACAGACACGGAACAAGAAAGGTGAGGGTGAGTCTGGGTAGGGTGGTGGAGGATGGAGAAcgaagagaaagagaaaaagagaaaaagagaaaaagagaaaacgAAGGCAGCAGTCAGAGAACTGGTGTACGTACCCATGCCACAAGCCGGAGGCAATTTCAAGCATTTGAGACGGTCGAATACACGGATAATTTATGACACGCGCGGCCATTAAACAATCATTAAACTCGTTCGTGTACGCAGGTGAGTCCCGGCACGTCGCGGCCCTAATTTACGGGTGGACCTCCGCGGTGTGCACCAAATATTATTACTTATCTCGAGCAAAGCGTCGATATTCGATTTAACGCGTACGCGTGCACGTTCAACCTTCATCTGTCGTCCAATTACTGACCTTCTCGTTTATATTCGCCTAGCCGATTGTAAACGCAATCCTACCGCCCACCTTCAGGAACGAccgactgaagagtgaataaaCAACGTTTATTATAAACGTTTGCGCGGCCGACAGTGTTTACGCGTTATCTAAAAACTGATATGCATACTTAGAAGGATCTTGCCTCTAACATCTCCGATCGATTTCAAATAGGTCAGAATTAACTAAGCGATTCCATGGTTGCCACACACTGCTCTCCTTGATCAATCTTTTAACATCCCACCCATCTAAGAACCATCGCTATCGGTTTTTTATTATCACCAGACCCAATCATAAAACCATTACCAATCCTGTTATATCGGTCATATACTCGCACTTTTTGCTTTTGCCCTTCGACGTTATTCATTTTCTTACAAATACCTTCGATTCAATTATCCTCTCCCTCCTTTCCACTTAGCGGTCCCTCCGAATTACTTACTTAAGAGGCAAATAAATAAGGGAATTAGAATGTGAAATGTTCTTTATTTCTAAAGAAATAAATGCGCGATAGACGGCTGGATAGTGGGTAGAAGCAGCAAAGAAAATAATACCGATTTTATGAGTCAATCGATTCCAGTAAAAAGCTCGGTAAACGTACATGAAAGGCAAGTCCGGCTACAAGAAAGGGAGACGAGGGGCTGGAAAAGAGGAATAACACGCAACGACAATGTGGCAAAGATTTATCGTCGGGGGTATATCATATCGTATCGGGGACGAGTTTTACGGGCACGTACCTACACACAAACCGTCGCGTCGTGTCAGTAAATGAACTTTTCGTGGCACGTTCGATGCGCGCTTGCTCGAAAGAATGCACTGCGTGCATCGCGTGTTTGCCCAATCTCCTTCAAGTTTATACCGAAGGACCAAATATAATCCAGACTCATCGACACGAAAGCGTATGTACCAACGATGGCCAAACTGTGGCTCGTAAACTGCTCTTCTAGATATCTACCTACTGTGCCACCCAAAATTTCCCAGTCCAACGCAACAGCGTCTCCAAGAAAAAAGTAGAgggtttgccctttaaaatgaatcGAAACGAATTTACAAGAGAATATGTAGGTGTATCGGGCTTAGAGAAAAATGTTCCCCAAATAACCGACACAAATTACTTTCGCAATCTCGAAGACCATACCGAATTGTCATTGCGTCGTTTTCTACGTCTCTTCCACGATTCAGGGGTGGTATAATAAATACTCATACTGCAAGAAGGTAATGCATAATCTCACGATTTATAGCTTTGCGATGGTGGACCCGTGATGGACCTTGTGTGCGGCCTCATCGCCATGGATAAGAAAATGCGCGAGGAACACATAGGTTACATACTAAGGGAAGTAATCAAGGTAAAACTGTTAAATATTTCTTCGTATCTATCAATCAAAGCAAAATATCTTTCCGTATAGTTCTTTCGAAATCTTTTAAACGATTTGAAAGAACTGATCGAAGAAGGAAGGTTGTATATTCGACAAAGACTAGTCTCGCGTTCCTCCGTTTTCAACAGAAGCCTTGCAAGAGTTCTAGACAAGGACAGAACTCGTCATTTTCTGTGACACTAAGCAACCTCCTCTTGCAAATGGAGAAACGTGGGGAACAAAGCGAAGGATGCGACCGAGCGAATTGCGAACGTTTTCCGTCTGAAGGTTTATAATTTTACTAGGAAAACGATTTGTCCGGTTAGAATAAGATAATGTTCTATAATTCCATCTTCTTTCTTCACGGAATATAATTTGCTGTAATATCGTACGAAATGTACCTCCATCTTTTCGTTTCATCTTAGAACGGAGCCATTCAGGAAAGAACTCGCGGAAAGGAAACGATTAGAATGAATACTGGACAAGTGTCATTTTCGTGTCAAACGTTGTAGCTTGATCTCTATAGAGGATAAAACCTCGCATTTCCATTTAGAATTGTGCTCCGCCGTTTCCTTTCCCGTATCTCGACAAAAACATCGGGGTCGTGTAAAATCGATGGGTTCTGCTAATTATCTTTTTCTCTGCTATTTACGTGAGAACCTGAACTCTTCCTTCGCTGCTGAATTCGTGCGATGAGTGCATTCTGTCTTCATCTGTATCCCGTGCTTACAACATCTTGCTTGACCTATTACTTTTCAACCAATACACAGCTATCAGACGTTGACACTATCGATATTTATGCGATTTAGCGAAAATTTGTTATGCTAATTAGTATAATGTTCGGACATACTACGTGATTGTGCACAGTGTCTTGTATTCTTCGTTCCTCTGTTAGCTCTTCTTCTCGTATCCCTCTCATCACTCCCTTCAAGCGCacacaaccccttcttcttcttctactgCTGCTGCCCCCCTCTCCACACAcactttcttccttttttcgTTGGTACGTGTTCCATGGACCCAGTAGCGATTCGTCCATGGTCGCTCGTGCGGTAAATCAGGCCACGTTGACGTTTAATGCCGGCAAATTACACGCGAAATGAATGCCCGCGAAGAACGAGACCCCGATGTCTACTCTCAGTGAAATCACGGCTAAGGGAAACGGGGGGAAGGAAGCCGGAGCAAAGCTGCTCTCGATCTTATCTTCTCAATCGTTCGTTCATTCGAACGACCAAAATGTCGAGTAGGTATATACATGCTAACGAGTTACGATATTTCCCAGGCAGTGTGTTACTTGCACGAGAACAACGTGATGCACCGTGACATACGTGGTAGCAATATCTTGCTGACAAGGGACGGAGAAGTGAAGCTGGTCGACTTTGGATTGTCGAGAATGATTCAAGGTGAAATGGGAAAAAGATACACGTGCGTAGGGTCGCCGTGTTGGATAGCGCCAGAAGTAGCGATGAGTAAAAATAGCAATCCCGAGGGATATGGAAACCGGGCGGACGTATGGGCGATCGGAATCACGGCGATCGAATTGACGGATGGAAAACCACCCTTTCAAGACATGCATCCCACCAGGGCACTCTTTCAAATCGTTCGCAATCCTCCTCCAAATTTATACAGGccatcgaactggtcgcaaaacTTCAACGACTTTATCGCGGAGTATGTTCGCTCAACCTATTGACATCCACATGAATGATGTCGTAACTTAATCTCGTAACTTTTGCAATAATTTCCTACCGTTTCAGGTGTCTTGAGAAAAATCCTGATAACAGACCATTTATGGCGGAAATTGCCGAACACCCTTTCTTAGCGGAATTACCCGAAAGCGATTTTCTGGTAATATGAAATCTGTACGAGATCATACGAATCTAAGAGGGAAAATTCATGACGATACTTTTTAGCTAGCGCAAGAGATCAAAGTGTTAATGATGGACGCCTGTGCGAAAGGTAAACTGGACAGGAGACCGGAAGTAATTATTCGAAAGGGTTTCCTCAAGGTAACGCCTAAAGTAAATTGATTAATGAAACATTTCGATTAGATACACAttcttttcttctcttttcGATTATAGACTCATCAAACGGATCCGCTGGAACCCATGTTCATGGAAGATATCGCAGCACTAGAAATATTAACCGAAGACACGATTTTAGATGAATTGCACGAACGATTACGGCAGGGTTATTATCACAGTTTCGTCGGTGATATTCTCTTGATTTTAAATCCAAACGAAAAGCAAGACATTTACGGATCTGACGTAAGTTTTGGTCAAACGCATGTCGCGTTTAAAGCTCATCAAATATCAGTGACAATAAGAACTATTTACGCGTTATAGTACCACACGAAATATCAATTCAAATCGCGGTCCGATAACGCGCCTCACATATACTCTGTAGCTGATAGTGCTTATCAAGATGTGTTGCACAACGAGGCACCTCAACATATCCTGCTATCGGGTGAAAGTAATTCAGGGAAAACAACAAACATGTTACACCTCATTAAGCACCTGATGTACCTTGGAAAAGTAAGCGATTATCAACTAAACTAAACGGACTCTATACAATTAGGATGAGAAACTCTTTCGCGACAGGACTTTTCCTCGATTCCAGAGTTTACAAGACACTGGAGCGAGATTATTGAGAGCCATTCAACTGATCCATGCGTTCTGCAATGCGGCTACACCTCTGAACCCCAATTCAACCAGATGCGTTTTGCAAATCCAAACCACGTACGGATCATCGGGAAAAGCCTCTGGTGGAATATTTTGGTTGTATCAACTGGAAAAGTGGCGCGTTTCGACTCGCGACAGGTTAAGCTTACTTTCGGATCTCTTGCTTGCGTCAATCCGTCACAAACTGTTTGCAGACCAGTTTACGTGATTCTAACAAACCAAATTTCAAAATTACACCGCGGTTGTAGCTACTAGTCAGATTAACTTTCGGACACGGTAATCACGAAGGTGTGTTCTTCAACAGAAATCAATCAAATTTTCACGCGTTCTATTACTTCTACGACGGCCTCGACGCTACGAGCAAATTGAAAAACTATCACTTATCACCTGGAAGAAGAATGCGATATCTTAGGATAAGCGACAAAGGAACCGAGAGAAAACGATCGTTCAAAGTTAGAAACGATCCACGTGGGAATGTGGTCAAGTTTGACGAATTGAAGGAGAATCTGCGAATTCTGGAAATGGAAGAGTATAGCGAGACAATCTGGAAGGTGCTCGCGGCTATCTTACTTTTAGGTGAAATTCGATTCGTCGAAGGAAACAATGGCGAAGCTGACATGGATAGCAACGACGCGGCTAACAAAGGTATGGAATAGTAGGAGGATCGTTTCCGCTTTCACTTCTAGTAGAACCAATAGAAAGAACGTTCAGTTTTCTCGCGTTTCAGTGGCCCAACTTTTAAATTTGGATGAAAAAAAGTTCATTTGGGCATTGGTCAATTACTGTGCAATTGTGAATGGAAGCGTCGTGCGCAAAAAGCACAGCTGCGAAGAAGCAAAGGAAGCGAGGGATGTGTTAGCTAACACGATCTACCAACGACTGGTCGACTGGATAGTAAACACTATCAATCATAAATTTACGGTTACGCGTACTTTATTGTAAGTTGTAGAAACGAAAAGAGAAGAGAAATAACAAGCCAGAGGCTTCTTTCCATCGTGTTGTTGTTGATTCCATCGCGACAGGTTTTGAATTTGCTCTTTACTTTATTAAGATGCATTTGCTTTTCAGCGGTGACAAGTACGCCATCAATGTGATAGATCTCTTTGGATTTGAATGCTTTGCGATGAATCGGCTGGAGCAGTTGATAGTGAACGCGATGAACGAACAAATGCAATGTTACTACAATCAAAGGATATTCGCCTGGGAAATGGTAAGAGAAAATATGCTTTCCAAAAAAACGAGTTCGAGATTTCGTTGAAAAGAAACGCTAAATGGTTTTCCATTTGTAGCAAGAGCAAGAAGAGGAAGATATACCTGTACAACGTTTACATTTTTACGACAACAAAGACGCGATAGATCAATTGTTGAACAAAGAGAGAGGCTTATTCAGCATAATCGATGATGCGTCGAAGAACGGTCTCGATTATCAGTACATCCTGACCAAAATAGAACAACTATCGGACAACATCTACGTGAAACCGGTGAGTTCGCACGAATTCACCGTCGCTCATTACACAGGaaaactgttatacgatgccagCGAGATCGCGGAAAAAAACCGAGATTTTGTTCCACCGGAAACAATTGAAGCGCTCCGACAATCGGCCCTTCAAACCGTCAAAGACATGTTCACAAACAAGTTGACAAAATCTGGGAATTTGACGATCGTCGTTGATGAACCGAAAGTTGCTGAAAAGAAGACCAGCAAAGGAAGATGGAACGCGCTTATGCAGGAAACGTCGAAAACCAGGGTAAGCTACCTCCATCTACGTATacacgaatatttaaaaattctctaAATGAAAGCTACAAGAGCTGACTATTATTTCGTGAACAGACTTTTAACGTTGCATCTCGAGGGCAATACTCCCAAACACGGAAAATGCGAACGTCCGCGGCTGTCTTCAAATCCATCAGCCTTGAAATTCTAAAGAGCTTTTCTTCAGGCGGTGGAAACGATGGAATCCATTTTATCAGGTGCATAAGATCCGATCTGGAAGGGGCACCTCGTGGCTTCTATCGAGAGGTAGTCAGACAGCAAATCAGAGCGTTAGCTATTCTAGATACTGCAAAAGCCAGGCAACGCGGCTATCCATGCAGAATATCTTTTCAAGAATTTCTTCGAAGGTAACTTCTTCGCACGATAATCTCGACTGATGACTTTGCCGCACCTGTCGTTCGATAAAACTTTATTTTTGTCATAGGTACCAATTCTTAGCGTTCGATTTCGACGAGAACGTCGAAATAAATCAAGATAACTGCCGATTGCTATTGATCAGACTGAAAATGGAAGGGTGGATGATCGGGAAAACTAAGGTCTTTCTGAAATACTACAACGAGGAATATTTGTCGCGTTTGTACGAAACGCAAGTAAAGAAGATCATAAAAGTTCAATGTATGATGAGGGCTTTTCTAGCACGGAAAAACATAACATCGAAGATCACGAACGTAAAAAAAGATGTTGGTAGGTAAATCGATCGTGAAGGGAAGGAAGCTAGGGTGCGAGCCGAATCTTTTCGCTGCGGTCCCCGCGTTGTCTTTTTTCAAAGGGCTCGTACATTTTTTATTCGTTTCAAGACATTTAACGGGTACTGTTTCAGTGAAGAAAGCGTCTATAAAGAAGAAGGATCCAATGGACATGTCGGAAGATCAAGCTGCGGTAATGATACAGAAAGGTAGGAGTAAGAAAAACAGTGGCTAGCGAGATGGATTTGAATTGTCTTCGTTTTTGACGAGCCTGATAGTTTTTGGAGTCGCGTTAGTCGCGCGTTTTTTTCGTTCGCGTTCCTTTCCTAAACGTTCCGTATGGCAGCGGTGACTGATCGATTATTATTTtgcgtgaaaaaaaaaaaaaaaaaatagcgtACAGAGGACATGCGGTCAGGAAAGAAACAGCACCTCTTCTAGGGAAGAGTCAGATGGATCCGGAAACGATGGACATGATGAAGTTTTACTGCAGCAAATGGAGATCGAAGAGCATGTTCCAAGTCCTCCTACATTACCGTGCAGCCCGCTATCAAGACCTCGTGCAATTCTCGCAACAAGTGAGTGATCAGCGAAACGTGGGAGAAAACGTGAAGTCTGACAATGAGAATTTCACCGTACGAACATTTTTCCAAACAGGTCCATCTGTTCAATCAAGCAGCAGTAGCAGCTCTCGTTGGGACGAATGAGCAAACGTTCCTCGACAAGATCGATACGAATGTTTCCAAGTCCGCGTACTTAGGCCCGATGAAACCACCCCAAGTGCACAAGCTACCTTTCAACTTTTACAACGAGTTACCCTTTCCCGACACGAGACGTTCTAGGGGAATGAAAGGTGTTGGGTGAGTTTTGACTTGACACGCTGCTTTCTTTCGATGTGATTGTTCGGGTTAAGGTACGTAGAGGCAACGGGAAACCCTGAAACGGGCCCGAGTCGATAGAAAACCTTAAACGAGAGTGGTCGTTATAGTGTAATTCGTATCGAACCTAAACACTAGATATCATCCTTCACTGATCTCATCGTATTCGCACGTAGTCATCGCGTAGCTCTTCGTACACCTTGTGTCGCGTTCCGTAGATCATCGGCTGACGTGTTGTAAGTTACTCGGCAGAAAGAGTTGCAGAAAGAGTTGCAGAAAGAGTTGCAGAAAGAGTTGCAGAAAGCGCGCGATCTAACTCGATCTATGTTGCTTCTTTTTTTTACACGCGCTGCGCGTTGCATTTTTGTCCAAGGGTTGTTTTATCTCGTTGTTTTTCATTCTCCGTTGTGTGCCGTCTCTAACAAAGTAAGAGTCATTTAAGAACTCTTTCGGAGACTTGTGGCGTCAACTGAGAAATACGTTCTCGCAGATCCGTGCCGTCAACGGCGTCTGACGACGAGCACGAGGCCTGGGACGCGCCATTACGGAGACAAACGATGCCTTGGGCCATCAGGAACAGTCGTACCAGAGGTGCCTATCACATTTTGTTTCATCCAGTCGATATCGATATTCTCGGATCATACGATACGCCTTTAGCACGCGGCTACGTAGCCCATCCTTCTTTTATACATTTTTCCTACATCTCTCTCAATAATCGTTTCCCTTTCCTTTTACTCGACCCGAGTTCGACCGGCTGCGCGTACAGGGTGTGTCAGACTTCTTACCTTCGCCTTAACGATTAGTAATCGTCGATCGTGATCGCTTGAAATCGCTTGAAATCGCTTGAAATCGCTGATTTAATCCTCTTCCGAGAGCGCTCGTGAAAATGTTTCCGTATCACCCTGTATCGCTCGTCTAACTCGATGCATTTTCATTCGAATCTCGGAGAGAATTAGTAACGGATTACACCTTTGATAACGATCGATTCTTTCGTTAGATCGTTCCTCTAAAATGACGCGCGTGCCGGGCGTCGAGGTTACGAGAAAACAAGAAAGTCTCGATTGCCTGAACCGAGTGCCGATTCTTTTCCTCGGAGAGAACGCACTCTCCATCGGATTGCTCTGCATTTTTCAGACGTCGAGGTGCAAACGACGAACTCGCCACATCGAGTGGCGCATTCGGGCACCGAGGGAAAGAGTCTGATCGACACTCCGTTTTCCAGAGACCCGAATATCTCGGTCCGATGCCCGCCGGAAGAAACATCCCGAAGCAGAGTGGGTAACTCCGGATTTCAACATGTTTCGAGCAACCGTAGTCCCGCACCATCTGCTAACGCTCATAATCCTCGCTCAGTAAGTCAATTTCGTTTCAGACCCGTTCACGCCACGACGTACTCACTGTTTCCTGTCTTTTCAGAATGATTACAATAGTACCGAGTCGATACGCTCTAGAAAACACGCACCGCCTCCGCCCGTTCCATTCAATCAGCCACAACCACCCCCAATGCGCAGTACCGACACCTATAACTCGGACGCTCGAAGTAAAAGCAACGTGAACACCGGTAGCAACGATTGGGAATTCGAGGATAG contains:
- the Ninac gene encoding STKc_myosinIII_N_like and MYSc_Myo21 domain-containing protein ninaC; its protein translation is MNDYGYGRRGGRDHDRRGGSRSEDDDLTERERRSTLQRLDSIQDPGKRYLLRDCIGSGVCGDVFEAIDQQADNKRVAVKIQKLTAESQSLIIEEYRVLRDLATHPNLPEFYGVYRRRSGKKTEYDQIWFVMELCDGGPVMDLVCGLIAMDKKMREEHIGYILREVIKAVCYLHENNVMHRDIRGSNILLTRDGEVKLVDFGLSRMIQGEMGKRYTCVGSPCWIAPEVAMSKNSNPEGYGNRADVWAIGITAIELTDGKPPFQDMHPTRALFQIVRNPPPNLYRPSNWSQNFNDFIAECLEKNPDNRPFMAEIAEHPFLAELPESDFLLAQEIKVLMMDACAKGKLDRRPEVIIRKGFLKTHQTDPLEPMFMEDIAALEILTEDTILDELHERLRQGYYHSFVGDILLILNPNEKQDIYGSDYHTKYQFKSRSDNAPHIYSVADSAYQDVLHNEAPQHILLSGESNSGKTTNMLHLIKHLMYLGKSLQDTGARLLRAIQLIHAFCNAATPLNPNSTRCVLQIQTTYGSSGKASGGIFWLYQLEKWRVSTRDRNQSNFHAFYYFYDGLDATSKLKNYHLSPGRRMRYLRISDKGTERKRSFKVRNDPRGNVVKFDELKENLRILEMEEYSETIWKVLAAILLLGEIRFVEGNNGEADMDSNDAANKVAQLLNLDEKKFIWALVNYCAIVNGSVVRKKHSCEEAKEARDVLANTIYQRLVDWIVNTINHKFTVTRTLFGDKYAINVIDLFGFECFAMNRLEQLIVNAMNEQMQCYYNQRIFAWEMQEQEEEDIPVQRLHFYDNKDAIDQLLNKERGLFSIIDDASKNGLDYQYILTKIEQLSDNIYVKPVSSHEFTVAHYTGKLLYDASEIAEKNRDFVPPETIEALRQSALQTVKDMFTNKLTKSGNLTIVVDEPKVAEKKTSKGRWNALMQETSKTRTFNVASRGQYSQTRKMRTSAAVFKSISLEILKSFSSGGGNDGIHFIRCIRSDLEGAPRGFYREVVRQQIRALAILDTAKARQRGYPCRISFQEFLRRYQFLAFDFDENVEINQDNCRLLLIRLKMEGWMIGKTKVFLKYYNEEYLSRLYETQVKKIIKVQCMMRAFLARKNITSKITNVKKDVGRHLTGTVSVKKASIKKKDPMDMSEDQAAVMIQKAYRGHAVRKETAPLLGKSQMDPETMDMMKFYCSKWRSKSMFQVLLHYRAARYQDLVQFSQQVHLFNQAAVAALVGTNEQTFLDKIDTNVSKSAYLGPMKPPQVHKLPFNFYNELPFPDTRRSRGMKGVGSVPSTASDDEHEAWDAPLRRQTMPWAIRNSRTRDVEVQTTNSPHRVAHSGTEGKSLIDTPFSRDPNISVRCPPEETSRSRVGNSGFQHVSSNRSPAPSANAHNPRSNDYNSTESIRSRKHAPPPPVPFNQPQPPPMRSTDTYNSDARSKSNVNTGSNDWEFEDRINRNTGTVNRINPIQELQMIGRRNNNNVGNEDNDEPPFNFQAMLRKTGHQRASMKRTPVYDSYSPSPLPGLGHRGYRENESNVVYRSGGSRRDSPEWSPNEMVRMSEKYGKEGAWGEDRPSAGGRSNVSENVTTAEIAPGIVIEGYVAEL